One genomic segment of Mastomys coucha isolate ucsf_1 unplaced genomic scaffold, UCSF_Mcou_1 pScaffold22, whole genome shotgun sequence includes these proteins:
- the LOC116068183 gene encoding LOW QUALITY PROTEIN: coiled-coil domain-containing protein 121-like (The sequence of the model RefSeq protein was modified relative to this genomic sequence to represent the inferred CDS: inserted 1 base in 1 codon), whose product MEPQGQSYPNWNTRGRRATIFPQREGARTSVPSALPAQHEDTDFPTPRYKTLLSRKKALCDFRVRWPELVYSEQEEQGEDSRLTGLPSLYKRSTDISSCSSEISISLKNQESSHSEFQDFPGYLTEAPHMTILNSYLKPESMTRLEKKVRRKTLVVMNQMEQEKEAAKYRRAVLLRNARELQDEKAFEEAENKPFLEFLTKKKQETQEKYDSLWKDYTQQCQEIKDRRRELVSTFTSRTGSLQKQLMGDKKLEANLKKKLKALAPTARIKESQDREIEALELEKASIVADIFFLDQEAHFQFLKERAALEKQVEDLNLLESGEDITRELKKKIKAWDAAAKQAHEDFCHDFNARHRQQQTQLQQLDWEFCKLEDRKEKLERRKQRWKEQQWYLEALARGRERLQQRDHRRQQREHRRQQKEHPALGHLLGVRPKANPKXMLPCPRKQTGAEAGALHKE is encoded by the exons ATGGAGCCCCAAGGTCAAAGTTACCCAAACTGGAACACTAGAGGCAGGCGTGCTACCATCTTTCCCCAGAGAGAAGGAGCCAGGACTTCTGTACCTTCTGCACTCCCTGCTCAGCATGAAGACACTGATTTCCCAACACCCAGATACAAGACTCTCCTGAGCAGGAAAAAGGCCTTGTGTGATTTCAGGGTGAGATGGCCAGAGCTAGTCTACAGCGAACAGGAGGAACAGGGAGAGGATTCAAGGCTGACGGGACTCCCTTCCCTCTATAAAAGGTCCACAGACATAAGCTCCTGCTCCTCGGAGATTAGTATCAGCCTCAAAAATCAGGAAAGCAGCCACAGCGAGTTTCAAGACTTCCCTGGCTACCTTACAGAGGCTCCCCACATGACCATTCTCAACAGCTACCTGAAACCAGAGTCAATGACACGGCTggagaagaaggtgaggaggaagacCCTGGTGGTCATGAATCAGatggagcaggagaaggaagctGCTAAATACCGAAGGGCGGTGCTGTTGAGGAACGCTAGGGAGCTTCAGGATGAAAAGGCCTTCGAGGAAGCAGAAAACAAGCCCTTCTTGGAATTCCTTACGAAGAAAAAACAGGAAACCCAGGAGAAGTATGACTCCCTGTGGAAAGACTACACCCAGCAGTGTCAGGAGATTAAGGACAGGAGGCGAGAGCTGGTCTCTACCTTCACCTCACGCACGGGAAGCCTCCAGAAGCAGCTGATGGGGGACAAGAAACTTGAAGCCAACTTGAAGAAGAAGCTGAAGGCTCTGGCACCCACAGCACGCATAAAGGAGAGCCAGGACCGGGAGATAGAAGCTCTAGAGTTGGAGAAAGCCAGCATAGTAGCTGACATCTTCTTCCTGGACCAAGAGGCCCACTTTCAGTTCCTGAAGGAAAGGGCCGCCTTGGAGAAGCAAGTGGAGGATCTGAACCTGCTAGAGTCTGGAGAGGACATCACCAGAGAGCTGAAGAAGAAGATCAAGGCCTGGGATGCTGCGGCCAAACAGGCTCACGAGGACTTCTGCCACGACTTCAATGCTCGGCACAGGCAGCAGCAAACACAGCTCCAGCAGCTGGATTGGGAATTCTGCAAGCTGGAGGACCGGAAGGAGAAGCTGGAACGGAGAAAGCAGCGGTGGAAAGAACAGCAGTGGTACCTGGAGGCTCTGGCCAGGGGGAGGGAGCGCCTACAGCAGCGGGACCACCGCCGGCAGCAGAGGGAGCACCGCCGGCAGCAGAAGGAGCACCCAGCACTGGGCCATCTACTGGGTGTCAGGCCAAAAGCCAATCCTA TAATGCTGCCATGTCCCAGGAAGCAGACTGGAGCTGAAGCTGGGGCACTACACAAAGAATGA